CAAGTGCCTACAGATACACGCCTGTTTATTTTATCTAGCGAAAATAAACAATAGCGAAAACAGCAATCTAATCATTCTCAATTTGTTGACGCAACTTTTCTTCTTCCAGGTCTAGTAAAGCTAAATGCTTGCGTACTACTACTTCGTCTACTTCGGCTTTTCGGTTAATTTGGTGCAGTAACTGGCGCTCATGCGTTAGCAAACTGGTCATTACTTTGCGGTAAGTTTCTACGTTATCATCAGCCCATTTTTCGCCGGTTTCCGGCTTATTAAAATGGTCCAGAAAAGTAAGGTCACTTTGTAAACGCAGCTTCAGGCTTTTAATTAATTCGTTGGTATTTACCTCGGTGGCGTATTTCTCCTGGATTAAAGATAAAGCCGCATCTTTTAATTTTTTACGCACTCTTAAATCTTGTTCGGGCAAAGATAAAGGGTAATCCATTTCCTGCGGATGTAGCCAGCGAATGACAAGGGGTAAGGTTAAACCTTGAAATACCAGCGTAACCAGAATTACCGTAAAAGTGATAAACAAAATAAGGTTACGTTGCGGAAAAGCCTGGCCGTTACTTAATAGCAGCGGAATAGAAAGGGCCGAAGCCAGTGAAACCACCCCCCGCATACCCGCCCAGCCCACAATAAAAGGTTGCCGCCAACCGGGCTTACTATCGGCAGTGGTAATAAAGCGGCTGATAAATACCGTAAAAAGCGAAGCACCTAAAACGCACAAAAGCCGGGTAATAATAACTACCAGCGAAATAAGTAAACCGTAGGTAATGGCATTGCTTAAGGTAATGTGGTCGCCGAGCTGTTGTACAATTAAAGGCAATTCCAGGCCAATAAGCATAAACACAAAGCCATTCAGGGCAAAACCTACCGTGGCCCACACATTGGCGCCTCTAATCCGGCTCAAGTGGCTCAGCAGCCGGTGACTGTGGTTCGACAAAAATAAACCGCCGCTTACTACCGCTAGTACTCCCGAAAAATGAAACCTTTCAGCGGTGATGTACATGAAATAAGGAGCGATAAAAGTAAGCACGGTATCCATGCTGGGCGTAGTGGGCAACCACCTATGAATGGCATAAAATACCAAAGCCACGCCCAAACCCGTAAGCGTGCCCATAATAATTACCACAAAAAAACTGGTAACAGCTTCGTGCAAAACAAAACTACCCGAAACTACTGCGGTTAAAGCAAACCGGAAAATAATTAAGCTCGACGCATCATTGAGCAAACTTTCGCCTTCCAAGATGGAAACAACGCGCTTTGGCACCTCCACATCTTTTAAAACCGAGGTAGCCGAAACCGCATCGGGTGGCGAAATTATGGCTCCCAGCAAGAAACCTAAAGCCAAAGTAAAACCCGGAATAAGTGCCTGCGAAATAAAAGCAATAACGGTAGCAGTGAGAATTACCACCAAAAAAGCAAAGGAACCAATTACCCGGCGCCATTTCCAGAATTCCTTCCATGACGTGTTCCAGGCGGCTTCGTATAGGAGGGGTGGTAAGAATATCAGGAATATCAGCTCCGGATTAATTTCAATACCCGGTAGCCCCGGAATAAAGCTTAGCAGTAATCCGCCCAAAACCAAAATAATCGGGTACGACACTTTTAACCGCCGGGCCAGCATTACCAAAAATAAAATAACCAGCAACAGCGCGAGGTAAAAGAACAGGGTATTTTGCATAAACGCGATAAGTGGATACCTGCCTTAATGTTATTTAAAAATTTAAATATTATAATCATAGTCCGGATAATTTTTGGATAGCAAAATAAGGCTCGTAAATAGTTTTAGGATAAGTATTAATTAGAAAAAAGAATTTGCTTCGAATAAGTAGAATAAGCCACGCCTGAAATAAATTTTATTTAATGAGCTAAGTAATAAAAACATTCGTGCAAGGATAATAGCAAAAACAGAAGAATAATTTGGAAGTTAAAGGAATGTTTATTTTGTTTGTCTATAAAATCTATAGATTATATATTATAAAGTAGAAGCAAATACCTAAAGTGGCTCTGGTCAGATTTTTAGCAAGATCTAAGGATAATGAAAGGTTTAACTTTCGCAAGACTCTAAACTGTAGGTTGCGATCGTTCGGGTTTAAAGCAAAGTGCGAGGTTCCTGATTTTAAATTCTATTGGTTTTTCAGGACAGGCTAAAGGAAAAAAACAGTTATAAGCTTTAAAGTCACCTTGGGTAATTCAGGAAATGGAGTGAGAGCATTCATCAGCTTATAGCATTTAGGAGACGCTGAAGTGATATACCGAAACGATGGTTTCTAGGATTGCTCCTAATAGCAGACGCTCTTATCTTAAATAATAAGCAACAAAAACAAAACCGGCACTCTGGCAGGTAGCCGGCCTATAAACTCAAACTTTAATCTAAATAAATGATGAAAAAACTACTACAAAAAAGTAGTAAGTGGTTCGTATTGCTTTTACTCTACCACCTACCTTTCCTAAAAAGTAGCGCTAATCCAGCTCTGGCCATTACGGATAAGTTCAGCATTACTGTAAATTTTGCCGACAAACCTGTTTCGGGAAAAGTAATTTCGGGTACGGGAGAGCCTTTACCGGGCGTAACGGTACTTTTAAAAGGCACTACTATCGGTACTACTACCAACTCCGAAGGTGGATTTGAGTTAACCGTTCCGGATAACGGGGGCATTTTGGTGGTGTCGTTTATTGGCTATTTAACCAAAGAAGTAGCCTTTACTGGCAATGAACTCCTCCAAATTAGCTTAACGGAAGATACCAAAGCTCTGGACGAAGTAGTGGTAGTAGGGTATGGCACCCAGCGGTCGCAGGATGTAACCGGCTCTGTTGCAACCGTAGACCAAAAAAATATTAAAAGTTTACCGGTTTCTACTATCGATCAAAAACTTACCGGGCAAGTAGCCGGGGTGCAAATTCAGCAGGTTTCGGGTGCGCCAGGAGCAGGAACGTCCATTAAAATCCGGGGAAATGGTTCTTTAGGGGCCGGCAACGAACCTTTGTACGTAGTAGATGGCTTGCCGTACTCGGCCGGAATGAACCAAACTACCAATCCTTTATTATTCATTAACCCGAACGATATTGAGTCGGTAACTATTTTAAAAGATGCTTCTTCCACGGCTATTTACGGGTCGCGTGGGGCCAACGGCGTTATTTTAATTACCACCAAAAAAGGCGCCAACGACCGAACCGAAGTGAATGTTTCATCGATGCGGGGGGTGCAGCAGGTACCCCAAAAAGGCCGGCCGGAAATGCTAAATTTGCGGGAATTTGCCGAATTGCAGCGCGATAAAATAAACGTAACCGTGCGTCGGCTCGAAAATCGGGAAGCTATCCTCAACGATTACCCCGTAGAATACCAGAACCTGGATAATATTACCGGTAACGGCACCGATTGGTACGATTTACTTTTACAAACCGCCGCTATTCAAGACCATAATGTGAGCCTTTACAAAGGGACCAAAGACTCCCGCTTAAACTTTAGTTTGGGCTATTTTAAACAGGAAGGTACCGTGCGCTATACCGGGGTGGAACGCTACAGCAGCAAACTGGGTATGGAATCGAATATTGGCAAATACTTGTTAGTAGGCGCTTCGCTGCAGCCCAGTTACATTAAGCAAAACCGCACCAATACCAACGCCAACCGCGAAGATGTTCTGGGTACGGCCATTTGGGCGAACCCGTTTATGTCGCCCTACGATGCCAGTGGAAATTTAATTCCCTACATTGTTTCGCCGCAAAGTAAGTATCATTCGGCCTGGAGTTTTGCTAACCCTTTGTTTGTTTTAAAAGAAACAGTTCAGAACCAGAATATTTTTCAGAACCTGGGTTCGGCGTTTGTGCAGTTAACCTTGTTTAAAGACTTAAAAGCCAAAACGTCGTTATTCACCAATTGGTCTACTTCTAATTATTTTCAATTTATCCCGAGCACGGTAGGTGCTGCCAATAAACCACCGGTAGCTGGTACGGGCCGTTCCACTACCATCCGCGACCAGAGTTTTGATTGGCTGATTGAAAATACCTTGAACTACGATAAAACTTTTGGCAGCCACCAGGTAAGTGCAGTAGTAGGGTATACCACTCAAAAAAACTCCGCCAAAACCATTAACCTTAACGCCGATCCATACGCCAACGATTTACTCGAAACCATTAATGCGGCGCAAACCATTAAAGGCTGGGGCCAGGGCTCTAACGAGTGGAGCATGATTTCTTATCTGGGCCGCGTGAACTACGGCTTTAAAGACCGGTATTTACTAACCGCTACGTTCCGTTCCGATGGTTCTTCCCGGTTCGGTAGCAATAATCGGTATGCCTTTTTCCCTTCCATGGCGGCAGCCTGGCGGCTTTCCGAAGAAAATTTTTTGAAAAACAACTCTATTATCTATAACCTGAAGTTACGGGCGAGCTACGGAAAAAGTGGTAATAACAATATTGGTAATTACGCGCATTTGGCTTCTATTAGCCCGGGGGCTTATGTCTTTGGCAACACGCAGGTAACAGCGGTCAGCGTGGGGTTACCTAATCCTAATTTAACCTGGGAAGAATCGGACCAGTTTGATGCCGGCCTGGACTTAGATTTATTCGAGAACCGTTTAAACCTGGTGGTAGATTTTTATAACCGGAAAAGCAATAACATGCTGCTCGACAACATTATTCCGGCCATTACCGGTTTTAATACCCAAACCATAAACAAAGGAAACGTTCGGAACCGGGGAATAGAAATAGCCTTGGGCGGAACACCTGTAGCCGGCACGGTACAATGGAATACCAATTTTAACATTGCTTTTAACCGGAACAAAGTTTTATCCCTGAACAGTAACAACGACCGCATTTTAGCCGGAAATAACGATAACAACCCTACTCACATTTCAGTGGTGGGAAAACCCATCGGCCAATTCTTCGGGTACATTTACGAAGGCTTGTATACCGCCGAAGATATGGCTAACCCTAATATAATTAAAACGGCCCAGGTATACGAAGGTAACGTAAAATACCGCGATGTAAACGGCGACGGCATTATTACAGACTTGCTCGATTACACCATTATTGGCAATCCGCACCCTGATTTTACGTACGGCTTCACCAACAATTTTTCTTACAAAGGCCTGAGCCTGGGCGTAATTGTAAACGGGCAATACGGCGGACAGGTAATGAATGGGTTGCGGCAAACCGTAGATAACCTGCAAGGCTTTTTTAACGTGAGCAAAGAATGGGTAAACCGCTGGCGGAGCGCCGATCAACCCGGCGATGGCATGCATTACGGGGTTCCCAAACTAACTCCCAGCTTAGGTCACCGGGTTTCTAACTTATGGGTAGAAGACGCCACATACTTACGCATTGCCAACGTAACGCTGGGTTACAACTTACCCCAAAAATGGGTGCAATATACCGGCGCTATTAAAAATTGCCGGCTGTACTTTACCGTGCAAAATCTGGCTACTTTCACAAAGTATGGCGGCGCTAACCCCGAAGGGCAATCGGTGAACATCAACAACACTCTGGCACCCGGCTTTGACATGACTTCTTATCCTTTAGCCCGAACTACTTCTTTAGGTATTAATCTTACTTTTTAAGTGGGCGCTTGGATTTAGAGAATCAGGTTCCTTTTTATCTAGAATCACCTTATTTAAATTGAAATAATTACCGTGAAAAAATATTTAGTTTATATACTCTTATTAGGCCTGCTGCCCGCTTGCTCCGATGATTTTCTGGAAATTTATCCCGAATCGAGTTTGAACGAGGGCACTTTTTATAAATCGGAAAAAGAAATTATTCTGCTGGCCAACGGCTGCTACGTGCCTATGCGCAACTACGAAAAAGTAGAACATTGGGTAATGGCCGAGCTTCCTTCCGACAATGCCAGTTTCCAGTACAATACTGCCACTGGCGAGGCCTCTAAAGGCGTAATTGATCAGTTTATCTTGGCTTCTAACAACGTAGCTTACGCCAATTTCTGGAATGCTTCTTACAACGGAATTACCCGTTGCAATAAATTATTGTTTGAAATAGATCGTCCGGAAATTACCTGGTCCAAACCCGCTTATAAAGACCGGAGCGCCGGCGAAGCTTTATTTTTGCGTGCCTTGTATTATTTTAATCTGGTGCGGCAGTTTGGGGGAGTACCGATAGTAACCGAACCGATCAGCTCCGAAGAAGCGGTAAAAATTAAGAGAGCCACGGAAGCTCAGGTGTACGAAAGAATTATAACCGATTTAAAAGATGCCGCTACCCGGTTTAGCCAGGCCAAAGAAGTAGAAGAAGTGGGTCGGGCCAACGAAGGGGCAGCGCTGGCTTTACTAGGCAAAGTGTACGTTACCCTGCATCAATACGCCGAAGCCGAAGCGCCGCTAAAAGCCGTTATAAATTCCGGCAAATACATTTTACAACCTAACTACGCCGATGTTTTTAACCCCACCAACAAAGATTTTAAAGAAACCATTTTTGCTATTCAGTTTTCCGAAAACAGCGTAGAACTGGCGAACCGCTTTATTTTCTGGTTTGCCCCCTGGACTTCCGGCGGAGCCATCACCAATCGCCCGGCCATTAGTTTGGTGGGGGGTGGGTGGAATCAGCCCACCGAAGATTTAATTAATGCTTTTGAACCCGGCGATTTACGGAAAGATGTATCTATAAAATACTGGAACGGAAAAGACTGGGATGGCCAGGTGCGGGATATTCCGTATTGCGGCAAATACAAACCCCCAGTAACCGCCGCCGATGACCGCACTGGCGATAATCTGCCTATTCTGCGTTATTCCGATGTATTACTCTTATACGCCGAAGCATTAAACGAACTTGGCCGGACTGGCGAAGCTATTTCGTATGTGCAACAAGTGCGCGCCCGGGCCGGATTAACGAACGATTTAACCAGTTTAGATAAAGTTTCTTTAGAAAATTTAATTGACAAGGAACGTCAGGTAGAGTTTTGTTTCGAAAACCAGCGCTGGTACGACCTCAAACGCACCGGCAAAGCTTTGGCCGTTCTTACGGCTCACGGTTTACGCGAAAAAGCCAAAAAATCTTTCCTGTACGCATCGGCTTACGAAATGACACCCAATAAATTGCTGGCTCCAATACCGGAAGAACAAATATTGGTGAATCAATTAGAACAAAACCCAGGATATTAAGCTGGTATTTACTATTTTAAAATTAGCACCATGAAACAGTTTCTGATTTTATTGATAATAGCGGGACTTTTTGGTTTTACCCTAACTTCTTTAAACTCCGGTACACCGCAGCCTGCCCGCAAACCCAATATTGTTTTTATTGTGGTAGATCAATGGCGGGCGCAGGCTACGGGCTACGCGGGCGATAAAAATGTACAAACGCCTAATTTGAATAAACTAGCCAGCCAAAGTTTAAATCTTAAAAATGCCGTGTCGGGAATGCCGGTTTGTACGCCTTACCGGGCTTCGTTATTAACGGGGCAGTATCCTTTAACTACCGGCGTTTTTATGAACGATGTAATGCTGGATACGACCAAAACCACTTTGGCCAAAGTTTATAAAAAAGAAGGCTATCAAACAGGTTTTATTGGTAAATGGCACATCGATGGTCACGGCCGCACCAGTTATATTCCGGAAAACCGTCGCCAGGGTTTCGATTACTGGAAAGCGCTGGAGTGTACGCATAATTACAACCAATCGCCTTATTACGCCGGTAATTCAGATAAGAAGCTGTTCTGGGAAGGCTACGATGCCATTGCCCAAACCACCGATGCTATACGGTTTATTAACGAGCAAGCCAAAAAGCCAGATCCGTTTATGTTGTTTCTTTCAATAGGTCCCCCGCACGATCCTTACCAGACTGCCCCGGAAAACTACAAAAAGCTGTACGCCGATAAAGAAATTAAAATTAACCCGAATGTGCCGCAGGAGTTCCGCGAGAAAGCTACCAAAGACTTGAAAGGGTATTATGCCCACGTTACCGCCATTGATGATTGCGTTGGCAAAGTATGGGAAACCTTAAAGCAAGCCGGCATTGAAAACAATACTATTTTTATTTTTACCGCCGATCATGGCGATTTGCTGGGCGCCCATGGTTCCTGGAATAAGCAACAACCCTACGAAGAAAGCATTCGGGTGCCTTTCCTGATTCATTATCCGGCCACTTTCGGCAATACCGGAAAAACATCTCCCATCCTGATCAACTCGCCCGATATTATGCCTACCTTACTAGGCCTGACGCAAACCAAAATTCCGACTTCGGTAGAAGGAGTAGATTTTTCCGGTGTTTTAAAGGGTACCAACCCCAATAAAGTAACACATACGTTAATTTCGTGCGTGCAGCCCTTTGGGCAATGGAATCGTTCAAAAGGCGGGCGCGAGTACCGGGGTGTAGTTACTACCCAATATACCTACACACGTGATTTAAAAGGTCCTTGGTTGTTATTTGATAATACCAAAGATCCGTTTCAACAAAACAACCTAATAGGCCAGCCAGCGTTTGCGGCTACCCAGCAAAAACTGAATAACTTACTTTCCGCTACTTTAAAACAGCGGAAAGATGAATTTAAGCCCGGCATGGAGTACGTAAAACAATGGAATTACGTGGTAGACGAAACCGAAACTGTTCCTTATAAAAATATAAACTTCGAAGGTAAACCGATTCTTGAATAATTATTGGATTGATGAAAAATTTTAAAAATGTGGCAGCCTTGGGCTTTCTTTATTTGTTGTTCGCGAGTGTTTTTTTCTCCTTTCGGCAAAAAGAATCTAAAAAGCCCAATGTTATTGTGGTGGTAACCGATGATCACCGCTGGGATGCCTTGGGGGTGATGGGCAATAAAATTATTCAAACGCCTAACCTGGATAACCTGGCCCGTAAAGGTTTATTATTTAAAAATGCCTACGTTACTACGGCCATTTGCATGGTGAGCCGGGCGAGTATTCTCAGCGGGCAGTATTTATCCCGGCATAAGATCAACGAATTTACTACCGATTTTAGTAAAGAAGCCGTGGAACAAACTTATCCTTTGTTGCTAAAAAAGGCAGGCTATAAAATTGGTTTTATTAATAAATACGGCGTTGGTCAGAAAAATCAACCTAAAGAGTACTTTGATTACTGGACCTGCACTCCCAAACTGCAACCCGATTACGAAATGCAGGATGAAGCGGGTAACTTTATTCATAACACCGACCAAACAGATCGCGACATTCAAGATTTTTTAAATAAGTTTGGCCAAAAAGGTCCATTTTGCTTATCCGTAGGTTTTAAAGCGCCGCACGAGCAAGACGGTGATCCGCCTCGGTTTATTGTGCAGGAAAAATTTAAAAATTTATACCAAAACGTAACTATCCCTACGCCTGAAACCGCCGACCCGAAATATTGGAATAGCTTTCCAGAATTTTTTAAGAATGATAAAAACATTGCCCGTGTACGCTGGAAGCCTTTATTTTCTACTCCGGAATTAGCCCAGGAAACCACCAAAAATTACTACCGCTTAATTACCGGGGTAGACGAAGTAATCGGGAACATGGTGGCGAAACTGGAAAAATTGGGCATTGCTGATAATACCGTCATTATTTTTATTGGCGACAACGGCTTTTATTTAGGAGAACACGGCATGGAAGGCAAATGGTTTGGCCACGAAGAATCTATCCGGGTTCCTTTAATTGTTTACGATCCCCGCCAGGTCAACCACTTAAAAGGCCAAACCATAAGCGATATAGCCTTAAATATTGACATTGCCCCCACTATTCTGAAGTTAGCCAACCAACCAGTGCCCGCGAGAATGCAAGGTCTGGATTTAATGGCCGTAGCCGCGCATAAACCCGGAACATCCCGGCAAGATTTCTTTTACGAGCATACCTTTGCAGGAAGCCCGCGTTTGCCGAAGGTAGAAGGGGTGGTGAGCCGCGAAATAAAATACATGAATTTTATTGAATACGGTTACGAAGAATTGTACGACTTACTAAAGGATCCTTTAGAAAAGCAAAACCTGGCAACTAACGCGGCTTATCAAAACCAGCTCCAAAAAATTCGTTTACAGTACCAAAAGTTAAAGCGGAAAGTTCAATAATATTCTCCGGATAAGTCTTGTTAAGCAGATTTAACAAGACTTATCCGGTTTTAAATTTAAAGTGCCATCATTGTTACAAAATACCTCAAAAGCTTACTTGTCTTCTTAAAGAATAATCTAATTTAAAGCCCTTCTTAAAAAAATCAACCTTTCAATCAGTTCTGAATATAAATTTAAACAACTCTGTTGTAAGAGTTTAATTAGTGGTTAAACCATTCAAAAATTAAATTTTAGTTTTTTTTCACCCCAAATGAATAAAGGCGGGTCTCTATAAGCAGAAAGACTTAAAGTCTACCCAGATTTAGCGCTAATCTTTAAACATCCATACTGAAGTCGGTTTGTACTAAAGAAGGGGAAGTAGGGTAAAGCACATTACTTTTGCTGGAAGAAAACAGTTCGTCTTTTCAAATTTCTTCCTTTAAAAGTAAAAAGGTGTAGCCTGATGAATGGTGAATGGTTGGCTACACCCTTTACTAAACAAAGTATCGGGTTTAAATAAAAACCGCTACTTACTTCTCTGGCTAATTGGAAGTGGTGCTCCGGTTAACCTGGTACAAATCGACCTTCTTTTATTTTTTGTGGCTTTGGCGTTATTTAACGCCCGGCATGGTTGTAAACGTAATTTTTTAAATTTTTAAAATTCCAGCTTCCACGCTTTTTCTTTCAATACTTTTTCTAAAGTAAACTTAAACCGTAACTACCAGTTTGCCTTTGGTTTTGCCAGTTTCTATTTGGGCGCTGGCTTTAGGTAAATCGCTGAACGGGAAAGTAAGCGATACGTGGGCTTTTAAAATGCCTTGCTTCAGTAAAGCCGCCAGTTGCTGCATATCGTCGCCGCTGGATTGTACTAAAAAGAAAAACCCGTTTACATTTTTGGCTTGGGCTTGTTCCGTAACCGTATCGGCCATACCGCTGGGAATGGTAATGAGCGTACCACCGGATTTTATTACTTGCAAGGAGCGGGCAATGTTATCGCCGCCTAAGGTGTCCAGCACCAGGTCTACCTCCTGCACTTCGTCTTCAAAACGCTGGGTTTGGTAATCAATGTGCTCGTCAGCACCCAGGCTCAACACAAAATCCCGGTTAGCCGCCGAAGAAGTGCCGATGACGTACGCGCCCAAATGTTTGGCCAATTGCACGGCAAAATGCCCTACTCCACCAGCCGCCGCATGAATTAAAACTTTTTGCCCCGGCGATACGGTAGCTTTATGCACAAAGGCCTGGTAAGCAGTTAAGGCCGCCAGGGTAGCGGCGGCAGCTTCTTCGTAAGTGATATTAGCGGGTTTTAAGGCCAGGTGCGCGGCCGGAGCCGCTACGTATTCGGCGTAGGCCTGGCCGTGGCCCGGAAAGTTAACCATGCCAAATACTTCGTCGCCTTTTTTAAAATTTGTTACGTTTTCGCCTACTTCGGTTACTACGCCTGCTATATCCCAGCCCAGAATTATGGTGGGCAATTCTTTTAAACGGCCAGCCATGCCTTTGCCCGAACGGCTTTTGGCATCTACGGGGTTTAAACTAATGGCTTTTACCTGCACTAATACTTCGTCGGGTTTTATAACCGGGGTTTCTATGGTCGCGGGCACCAGTTGGTCAGGGCCGCCAAAACCGTTTAATACAAATGCTTTCATTACTTTTTACTTTTAATCTTGGAACACTACAAAGTTGTACCAAAAAACCTAACTAACACTGGTATACTTTTTCGTTAATTTGGTATAATTGCACCATGAAGAAAGAAAGCCTGCACGAACCGTTTTCCATTGTTTTTGAAACTTTAGACAAAGATTCGCAACGGGAACACCAGCATCATTTCTTCGAGCTGATATTTATTTTAGCGGGTACTGGCTACCAGTGTATCAACCAGCATCAATTTGCTTACCGGGCGGGGCACCTATTTTTGATTACGCCCGAAGATTGCCATTCTTTTGATATTCATACTACTACTGAGTTTTTCTTTTTGCGGTTTAATAATATTTACCTGAAGCAAAGCGGCTTGCATACCGATAACATTCCGCGGTTGGAGTTTATTCTGCAAAATGCCAGTCACCAGCCAGGCTGTATTTTAAAAAACCAGGTAGATAAAACCTTGGTGCGCCCCATGGTAGAAGCTATTATCCGGGAACACGTGAACCGCGACTTGTACAACCAGGAACTGATTCAACAGTTGGTAAATACCTTAATTGTGGTGGTGGCGCGCAACATTGCCAAATACCTGCCCGAGCAAGTACACACCGGTACCGACGACAAAGCGTTAACGATTATTAACTACATCCAGGATAATATTTACGCGCCGGAAAAAACGCGCGCCGAGGTTATTAGTCAGCATTTAGGTATTTCAGAAACGTATTTGGGCCGATTTTTTAAAAAACACACCGGCGAAACCTTGCAAAAGTATTTGATAAACTACCGGCTAAAATTAATTGAAGCGCGTTTGCAGCACAGCGATAAACGCATGCACGAAATTGCCGACGAGCTGGGCTTTACCGACGAAAGCCATTTAAACAAATTCTTCCGGAAGAACCGCGGCGTCAGCCCTTCGGAATTTCGCAAAGCTTTAACCAAACCGGTGTTGGT
The sequence above is a segment of the Adhaeribacter swui genome. Coding sequences within it:
- a CDS encoding NADP-dependent oxidoreductase, with translation MKAFVLNGFGGPDQLVPATIETPVIKPDEVLVQVKAISLNPVDAKSRSGKGMAGRLKELPTIILGWDIAGVVTEVGENVTNFKKGDEVFGMVNFPGHGQAYAEYVAAPAAHLALKPANITYEEAAAATLAALTAYQAFVHKATVSPGQKVLIHAAAGGVGHFAVQLAKHLGAYVIGTSSAANRDFVLSLGADEHIDYQTQRFEDEVQEVDLVLDTLGGDNIARSLQVIKSGGTLITIPSGMADTVTEQAQAKNVNGFFFLVQSSGDDMQQLAALLKQGILKAHVSLTFPFSDLPKASAQIETGKTKGKLVVTV
- a CDS encoding helix-turn-helix transcriptional regulator; translation: MKKESLHEPFSIVFETLDKDSQREHQHHFFELIFILAGTGYQCINQHQFAYRAGHLFLITPEDCHSFDIHTTTEFFFLRFNNIYLKQSGLHTDNIPRLEFILQNASHQPGCILKNQVDKTLVRPMVEAIIREHVNRDLYNQELIQQLVNTLIVVVARNIAKYLPEQVHTGTDDKALTIINYIQDNIYAPEKTRAEVISQHLGISETYLGRFFKKHTGETLQKYLINYRLKLIEARLQHSDKRMHEIADELGFTDESHLNKFFRKNRGVSPSEFRKALTKPVLVSAAVMAE